Proteins encoded within one genomic window of Haladaptatus sp. QDMS2:
- a CDS encoding DUF309 domain-containing protein, producing the protein MDDHTRDPTVEPPVGNPTGWRADGQWEHATLRRAVVHGVRLYNSGEFHESHDCFEDEWYNYGAGKTESKFLHGMVQVAAGAYKHFDFEDDAGMRSLFTTALEYLQGVPHDFYGVDVLDVRTVLTNALSDPTAIHGWQIRLDDELPTAREEDFTYAAALDH; encoded by the coding sequence ATGGACGACCACACCCGCGACCCAACCGTCGAACCGCCTGTCGGCAATCCAACCGGGTGGCGCGCGGACGGGCAGTGGGAACACGCGACGCTGCGACGGGCCGTCGTCCACGGGGTGCGCCTCTACAACTCGGGGGAGTTCCACGAGAGCCACGACTGCTTCGAAGACGAGTGGTACAACTACGGGGCGGGGAAGACAGAGAGCAAGTTCCTCCACGGAATGGTGCAGGTCGCCGCTGGCGCGTACAAGCACTTCGACTTCGAAGACGACGCCGGCATGCGGTCGCTGTTCACCACCGCCCTCGAGTATCTCCAGGGAGTTCCCCACGACTTCTACGGCGTCGATGTCCTCGACGTGCGCACCGTCCTCACCAACGCACTTTCGGACCCGACGGCCATCCACGGCTGGCAGATTCGACTCGACGACGAACTGCCGACGGCCCGCGAGGAGGATTTCACCTACGCGGCGGCGCTCGACCACTGA
- a CDS encoding FAD-binding oxidoreductase, which translates to MVNVESTAGGASKVDLSDEVIRFFATRFAGPLIRPGDPEYEDVRALWNGVIDKRPALIAQCTGTADVVQAVTFARQHNLPVAVRGGGHNVAGYASVDDGLVIDLSLMTGVYVDPEAQTVRAQGGATLGHIDRETQVFGLATPLGVVSETGAAGLTLNGGLGHLRRKYGLSCDNLVSAEVVTADGEVRTANVDHHEDLFWAIRGGGGNFGVVTSLEYRLHEIGPMMPTLFVWYHGDDANAVLEAYRAYTETAPIDSSTLAFTTFVPSIEEFPETTWGSPAVVLLGCFDGPQEAADEEFGPLRNISTPIADLSGRESYVDLQRLLDEDFPDGLRYYWKSVYVNELTDRIVDQVVKTGLDAPSALSTVDIWHLGGAIADRASNETAFAHRTAPYMITYEANWEDPADDDANIAWGRAGIRELRQFDVVSGAYGNFPGFDEAPAKTVFGENYERLVEVKTVYDPTNLFKLNQNIAPRIEPGDE; encoded by the coding sequence ATGGTAAACGTGGAGAGCACAGCAGGGGGCGCATCGAAGGTGGACCTTTCTGACGAAGTGATTCGATTTTTCGCGACGAGGTTCGCCGGGCCGCTCATCAGGCCGGGCGACCCCGAATACGAGGACGTACGGGCGCTCTGGAACGGCGTCATCGACAAACGCCCGGCGCTCATCGCGCAGTGTACCGGCACGGCAGACGTGGTTCAGGCGGTGACGTTCGCCCGCCAGCACAACCTTCCGGTGGCGGTTCGCGGCGGCGGACACAACGTCGCGGGATACGCGAGTGTCGACGACGGACTGGTTATCGATCTCTCACTCATGACGGGGGTGTACGTCGACCCAGAGGCACAAACGGTGCGGGCACAGGGTGGCGCGACGCTCGGGCACATCGACCGCGAGACGCAGGTATTCGGCCTCGCGACGCCACTCGGCGTCGTCTCCGAGACGGGCGCGGCGGGCCTGACGCTGAACGGTGGCCTCGGCCATCTCCGCCGGAAGTACGGCCTCTCATGTGACAATCTCGTCTCCGCGGAAGTCGTCACCGCGGACGGGGAGGTCCGGACAGCGAACGTGGACCACCACGAGGACCTGTTCTGGGCGATTCGCGGCGGTGGCGGCAACTTCGGCGTCGTCACGTCGCTCGAATACCGCCTCCACGAAATCGGCCCGATGATGCCGACGCTCTTCGTCTGGTATCACGGTGACGACGCGAACGCCGTCCTCGAAGCCTACCGCGCCTACACGGAGACCGCTCCCATCGATTCGAGCACGCTCGCGTTCACCACGTTCGTCCCCTCGATAGAGGAGTTCCCGGAGACGACGTGGGGGTCGCCCGCCGTCGTCCTCCTCGGCTGTTTCGACGGCCCACAGGAGGCCGCAGACGAGGAGTTCGGGCCCCTGCGCAACATCTCCACGCCGATTGCCGACCTGAGCGGGCGCGAGTCGTACGTGGATTTACAGCGGCTGCTCGACGAGGATTTCCCGGATGGCCTTCGCTACTACTGGAAATCGGTGTACGTAAACGAACTGACCGACCGAATCGTAGACCAGGTCGTGAAGACAGGACTGGACGCGCCCTCCGCGCTCTCGACCGTCGACATCTGGCACCTCGGTGGCGCAATCGCCGACCGTGCGTCGAACGAAACCGCCTTCGCCCACCGTACTGCGCCCTATATGATTACGTACGAGGCGAACTGGGAGGACCCGGCGGACGACGACGCGAACATCGCTTGGGGGCGGGCGGGCATCCGCGAACTGCGACAGTTCGACGTGGTTTCAGGAGCGTACGGCAATTTCCCCGGCTTCGACGAAGCCCCGGCGAAGACCGTGTTCGGCGAGAACTACGAACGACTCGTGGAGGTGAAAACGGTGTACGACCCAACGAACCTGTTCAAACTGAACCAGAACATCGCTCCGCGAATCGAACCGGGAGACGAGTGA
- a CDS encoding isoprenylcysteine carboxylmethyltransferase family protein: MLTIVFSIGLAAAVSIIGLYASTLVIPGWRFWPPGEKSWKYFLHWGLIAVFNVTAIGVAVLDWNSGVLPRPASLVVGVPVALVGIWVYVRSEGEFDTDETTGLEGDLHTTGAYARSRNPQYVGMLVGLAGFILVVNSLFLTILLAIHICWLLLLPFVEEPWLEQQFGEPYRKYTNEVPRFVGKKTFERD; this comes from the coding sequence ATGCTAACCATTGTGTTTAGCATCGGACTGGCTGCTGCCGTCTCGATTATCGGTCTCTACGCCTCCACGCTGGTGATTCCCGGCTGGCGGTTCTGGCCGCCGGGGGAGAAATCCTGGAAGTACTTCCTCCACTGGGGACTCATCGCGGTGTTCAACGTCACCGCCATCGGTGTCGCCGTTCTCGACTGGAACTCGGGGGTGTTGCCCCGCCCGGCGAGTCTCGTCGTCGGTGTTCCGGTCGCACTCGTGGGTATCTGGGTGTACGTGCGAAGCGAGGGTGAGTTCGATACAGACGAGACGACGGGCCTCGAAGGCGACCTCCACACGACCGGCGCGTACGCCCGGTCACGGAACCCGCAGTACGTGGGCATGCTCGTGGGACTGGCCGGCTTCATTCTCGTGGTGAACTCGCTGTTTCTCACCATTCTCCTCGCGATTCACATCTGTTGGCTCCTCCTACTCCCGTTCGTCGAAGAGCCGTGGCTCGAACAGCAGTTCGGAGAGCCCTACAGAAAGTATACGAACGAAGTCCCGCGCTTCGTCGGGAAGAAAACGTTCGAGCGCGACTGA
- a CDS encoding dicarboxylate/amino acid:cation symporter, which produces MSTPNASLWQQYRSIPIIYRIATAFLLGSILGLALGQPATALRPLGDLFVRLLKMLIVPIVFFTLVLGARRLTPSSLGAIGGQVLVLYLVTTAIAIVIGLGVGNLVNPGIGLELESATVEPAEAPSLTDVFLNIVPTNPVGAMADGNVLGVIFFAVVFGLALALLQEEFDAESPVGRGVETIFDVVEAGAEAMFKIVWGVMEYGVIGVFALMAAVFGKAGYDAILPFLKLIGAMALAVGVHIVLIYLLVIIAGFVRGSPASFLVGAKDAMITALSIRSSSGTLPVTMSDAEENLKIDEEVYSFSLPLGATINMDGTAMYQGIAAIFAANLVGETLTLAQQGTVVLVALLASFGTAGVPGSGVIMLTLVLTQLGLPLEVAGMVVGVDPILDRLRTMNNVTGDLAVTTLVAKWNDAIDLGAGVWGDGVRTGSGSD; this is translated from the coding sequence ATGTCAACTCCTAACGCGTCTCTGTGGCAACAGTATCGGTCGATTCCCATCATCTATCGCATCGCGACGGCGTTCCTGCTCGGGTCGATTCTCGGACTCGCGCTCGGGCAACCGGCGACGGCGCTCCGGCCGCTTGGCGACCTGTTCGTCCGGTTGCTCAAGATGCTCATCGTCCCCATCGTCTTTTTCACCCTCGTGCTCGGGGCTCGTCGGCTCACGCCGTCGAGTCTCGGAGCAATTGGCGGGCAGGTGCTCGTCCTCTATCTGGTGACGACGGCCATCGCCATTGTCATCGGTCTCGGCGTGGGTAACCTCGTGAACCCCGGCATCGGTCTCGAACTGGAGAGTGCGACGGTCGAACCGGCGGAGGCCCCGTCGCTCACCGACGTGTTCCTGAACATCGTGCCGACGAACCCTGTGGGCGCGATGGCCGACGGAAACGTCCTCGGCGTCATCTTCTTCGCCGTCGTCTTCGGCCTCGCCCTCGCGCTCTTACAGGAGGAGTTCGACGCCGAGAGTCCGGTCGGTCGGGGTGTCGAGACCATCTTCGACGTGGTCGAAGCGGGTGCAGAGGCCATGTTCAAAATCGTCTGGGGCGTGATGGAGTACGGTGTCATCGGCGTGTTCGCGCTCATGGCCGCAGTGTTCGGAAAGGCTGGCTACGACGCCATCCTTCCCTTCCTCAAACTCATCGGCGCGATGGCGCTCGCCGTGGGCGTCCACATCGTCCTCATCTACCTGCTCGTCATCATCGCCGGGTTCGTCCGCGGGTCTCCCGCCTCGTTCCTCGTCGGCGCGAAGGACGCGATGATTACGGCACTCTCGATTCGTTCGTCGAGCGGGACGCTTCCCGTGACGATGAGCGACGCAGAGGAGAACCTCAAGATAGACGAGGAGGTGTACAGTTTCTCGCTGCCCCTCGGCGCGACCATCAACATGGACGGCACCGCCATGTATCAGGGAATCGCGGCCATCTTCGCGGCGAATCTCGTCGGTGAAACCCTCACGCTGGCCCAGCAGGGGACCGTGGTGCTGGTGGCGCTGCTCGCGAGTTTTGGAACCGCCGGAGTCCCGGGCAGTGGAGTCATCATGCTCACGCTCGTCCTCACGCAACTCGGTCTCCCGCTCGAAGTCGCGGGGATGGTCGTCGGCGTAGACCCAATTCTCGACCGCCTGCGGACCATGAACAACGTGACCGGTGACCTCGCGGTGACGACGCTGGTTGCAAAGTGGAACGACGCCATCGACCTCGGCGCTGGCGTCTGGGGTGACGGCGTCAGAACTGGGTCGGGAAGCGACTGA
- a CDS encoding MFS transporter: MASFGIDRPAASVSISAVFLTWALLQIPGGYVLDRYDNRRLVLAATMLFLVAATAGVFTASYAAFLATRLVSGACAVLMFVGSVNILGRTLPDARRALGLSLFIASPPLGIALAQFAGPQIALRFGWQSAMLAYTALAFGGFLIVLVFLRDPLETGGQVTLRQFLKTLSNPAVLLVSTASLCTYAVWNFLVTWMPSYGTDVLGINLAAAGAAAALVPLAGILARPSGGWLSEALGGRLRPVIATSFILTVPLLLALSSAPTPRVFAVLLALTGASVNLSVGLYLVYVNQFTGASTHGTSLSVLLTFSQVGNLVSPVLGGWMITQYSWTMGFGFAAVLALLGLATVLLVPATS; this comes from the coding sequence ATGGCGTCGTTCGGTATCGACCGCCCAGCCGCGAGTGTATCGATTAGCGCCGTGTTCCTGACGTGGGCGCTGTTGCAGATTCCCGGCGGCTACGTCCTCGACCGGTACGACAATCGACGATTGGTGCTCGCCGCCACTATGCTATTCCTCGTCGCGGCCACCGCCGGCGTATTCACCGCCTCGTATGCTGCCTTTCTGGCGACGCGTCTGGTCAGTGGTGCGTGCGCCGTCCTCATGTTCGTCGGAAGCGTGAACATCCTCGGTCGCACCCTCCCTGACGCCCGTCGAGCACTCGGATTGAGTCTCTTTATTGCGAGTCCACCCCTCGGCATCGCCCTCGCCCAGTTCGCGGGACCACAGATCGCCCTCCGGTTTGGCTGGCAGTCCGCGATGCTTGCGTACACCGCCCTCGCTTTCGGTGGATTTCTCATCGTCCTCGTGTTCCTCAGAGACCCGCTGGAAACGGGCGGGCAGGTTACGCTCCGACAGTTCCTCAAAACGCTCAGCAACCCGGCCGTCTTACTCGTCTCGACGGCGAGTCTGTGTACCTACGCGGTGTGGAACTTTCTCGTGACGTGGATGCCGAGTTACGGGACGGACGTGCTCGGCATCAATCTGGCTGCGGCCGGTGCGGCGGCAGCCCTCGTGCCGCTCGCGGGCATTCTGGCCCGCCCCAGTGGCGGCTGGCTCTCCGAGGCGCTCGGTGGTCGGTTGCGCCCGGTCATCGCCACCTCGTTTATCCTGACGGTTCCACTGCTGCTCGCGTTGAGCAGCGCGCCAACGCCTCGCGTGTTCGCAGTGTTGCTGGCGTTGACCGGCGCATCGGTGAATCTCTCGGTCGGTCTCTATCTCGTCTACGTGAACCAATTTACCGGAGCATCGACGCACGGGACGAGCCTCTCCGTACTGCTCACGTTCTCGCAAGTCGGAAATCTCGTTTCCCCTGTCCTCGGAGGCTGGATGATAACCCAGTATTCCTGGACGATGGGGTTCGGATTTGCTGCCGTGCTCGCGCTACTCGGACTGGCTACGGTCCTGCTCGTCCCCGCCACGTCGTGA
- a CDS encoding DUF5820 family protein yields MSSFDSLHDAWEVWSDEEDGRTVLAFRPDVFNTQDFPPVCLPTLYLTQGRRNRRPGIEHQLRPDDPWFITLYLEPDVSRKAEPFDTRAAAVDAALSLTTRFATGDYDYRSLYQVPREDYLDKLDELTGREA; encoded by the coding sequence ATGAGTTCGTTCGATTCCCTCCACGACGCGTGGGAGGTCTGGTCAGACGAAGAAGACGGGCGTACCGTACTCGCGTTCAGGCCGGACGTGTTCAACACGCAGGACTTTCCTCCGGTCTGTCTCCCGACGCTCTATCTAACTCAGGGACGGCGAAATCGACGCCCCGGTATCGAACACCAGTTGCGCCCTGACGACCCCTGGTTCATCACGCTCTACCTCGAACCGGACGTGAGCCGGAAGGCAGAACCGTTCGACACGCGCGCGGCGGCCGTAGACGCCGCGCTCTCGCTGACGACGCGCTTTGCGACGGGCGATTACGACTACCGGAGCCTGTATCAGGTGCCCCGGGAGGACTACCTGGACAAACTTGACGAACTGACAGGGCGCGAGGCTTAA
- a CDS encoding PrkA family serine protein kinase, whose product MTGDIDTLEILSEEYRASIPDDFRETRTFTWYLNEVLANPRIARNAHQRVADMFDFYGTEYNEDAGIVEYKLATEDPLHEGENTFFGRVIHEAIHEFVNKVKSGARGLGPEKRIKLLLGPVGSGKSDFDRQVRRYFEDYTMRDEGRMYTFQWTNLCDIIDDQDPADDHVRSPMNQDPLVLLPQAQRDQILEQINENLDAPYTIRNEQSLDPASEFYMDRLLENYGDDLQKVLENHVEIVRLVANENKRQCIETFEPKDKKNQDETELTGDVNYSKIAIYGESDPRAFDYSGAFCNANRGIFSGEELLKLQREFLYDFLHATQEQTIKPKNNPRMDIDQVIVGRTNMPEYREKKGDEKMEAFNDRTKRIDFPYVLQYEEEAKIYGKMLRNADVPDIHVEPHTLEMAGLFAVLTRIEQPSSEQVDLLQKAKAYNGETDDIDDVDVKKLQDEAAESADIGEGMDGISPRFIGDEIAETIMDSMHRGRKFLAPLTMFNHLEENLENHGSIPEDNLERYHRYLELVREEYKERAIEDVRHALAYDLDEIQRQGEKYMDHVMAYIDDDTVEDEITGRESGPDEKFLRSVEEKLDIPEDRKDDFRQEVSNWVSRRAREGTSFSPQDNERLRRALERKLWEDKKHNINFSALVSAGELDDDERNAWIEALVDQGYSVEGAREVLEFAGAEVAKAEMEE is encoded by the coding sequence ATGACAGGTGACATCGATACGTTAGAAATACTGAGCGAGGAGTACCGAGCGTCCATTCCGGACGACTTCCGCGAGACGCGGACGTTCACGTGGTACTTAAACGAGGTGTTAGCGAACCCTCGAATCGCCCGCAATGCACACCAGCGAGTCGCCGATATGTTCGACTTCTACGGCACCGAGTACAACGAGGATGCCGGTATCGTCGAGTACAAACTGGCGACCGAAGACCCCCTCCACGAGGGTGAGAACACCTTCTTCGGCCGGGTCATCCACGAAGCCATCCACGAATTCGTCAACAAGGTAAAGAGTGGTGCGCGTGGCCTCGGCCCCGAGAAACGCATCAAACTGCTGCTCGGCCCCGTCGGCTCGGGTAAATCCGACTTCGACCGACAGGTCCGGCGGTACTTCGAAGACTACACGATGCGCGACGAAGGCCGAATGTACACCTTCCAGTGGACGAACCTCTGTGACATCATCGACGACCAGGACCCTGCTGACGACCACGTCCGCTCGCCGATGAACCAGGACCCGCTCGTGCTCCTGCCACAGGCACAGCGCGACCAGATTCTGGAACAGATAAACGAGAATTTGGACGCGCCGTACACCATCCGCAACGAACAGTCGCTGGACCCAGCCAGCGAGTTCTACATGGACCGCCTGCTCGAAAACTACGGTGACGACCTCCAGAAAGTCCTGGAGAACCACGTCGAAATCGTGCGTCTGGTCGCGAACGAGAACAAGCGCCAGTGCATCGAGACGTTCGAACCAAAGGACAAGAAAAATCAGGACGAGACCGAGCTCACCGGCGACGTAAACTACTCGAAGATCGCCATCTACGGCGAATCTGACCCGCGTGCGTTCGACTACTCGGGAGCGTTCTGTAACGCAAACCGCGGCATCTTCTCCGGTGAGGAGTTGCTCAAGTTACAGCGCGAGTTCCTCTACGACTTCCTGCACGCCACGCAGGAGCAGACGATCAAGCCGAAGAACAACCCGCGGATGGACATCGACCAGGTCATCGTTGGCCGGACGAACATGCCCGAGTACCGCGAAAAGAAAGGCGACGAGAAGATGGAAGCGTTCAACGACCGCACGAAGCGCATCGACTTCCCGTACGTCCTCCAGTACGAAGAGGAGGCGAAAATCTACGGGAAGATGCTGCGCAACGCGGACGTGCCCGACATCCACGTCGAGCCGCACACCCTCGAGATGGCTGGCCTGTTCGCCGTCCTCACGCGCATCGAACAGCCGTCGAGCGAGCAGGTTGACCTGCTCCAGAAGGCCAAGGCGTACAACGGCGAGACCGACGACATCGACGACGTCGACGTGAAAAAGTTACAGGACGAGGCCGCAGAGTCCGCCGACATCGGTGAAGGCATGGACGGCATCTCGCCGCGGTTCATCGGCGACGAAATCGCAGAGACCATCATGGACTCGATGCACCGCGGCCGGAAGTTCCTCGCGCCGCTCACGATGTTCAACCACTTAGAGGAGAACCTGGAGAATCACGGCTCGATTCCAGAGGACAACTTAGAGCGGTACCACCGCTACCTCGAGCTAGTCAGAGAAGAGTACAAAGAACGCGCCATCGAAGACGTTCGCCACGCCCTCGCCTACGACCTGGACGAAATCCAGCGACAGGGCGAGAAGTACATGGACCACGTCATGGCGTACATCGACGACGACACCGTGGAAGACGAGATTACGGGCCGCGAGTCCGGCCCAGACGAGAAGTTCCTCCGCTCCGTGGAGGAGAAACTCGACATCCCCGAAGACCGCAAAGACGACTTCCGCCAGGAAGTGTCGAACTGGGTCTCGCGCAGAGCGCGCGAAGGGACGAGTTTCAGCCCGCAGGACAACGAACGCCTCCGCCGCGCCTTAGAGCGCAAGCTGTGGGAGGACAAGAAGCACAACATCAACTTCTCCGCGCTGGTCTCGGCCGGAGAACTCGACGACGACGAGCGCAACGCCTGGATCGAGGCACTCGTCGACCAGGGCTACTCGGTCGAAGGGGCCAGAGAAGTCCTCGAATTCGCCGGCGCGGAGGTCGCGAAGGCGGAGATGGAGGAGTGA
- a CDS encoding succinylglutamate desuccinylase/aspartoacylase family protein gives MRVHTLGSGDPAFAVVACLHGDELCGKRAIERFLDAEIPVEKPVKFVIANEEAIETGERFIDEDLNRAFPGHENSTSHEDALAAKVLAELEGLRVLDLHSTVSYPEPFVFYHRLTETTRHMLRATGLEKVVNISHVGGGLINHVDGIAVECGLKGSDEATENASELLVNYLAANGIIDHEYALSDPDVYRVTTVVPGAGYEFLGENFVEVKAGEVFATKLGEPEKVADEAFYPVLMSTDGYDHLIGFAAEKLGRLSTVPNEDDF, from the coding sequence ATGCGCGTTCATACACTCGGTTCGGGCGACCCGGCGTTCGCGGTTGTCGCGTGCCTTCACGGCGACGAACTGTGCGGAAAGAGAGCAATCGAGCGGTTTCTCGACGCGGAAATTCCGGTCGAGAAACCGGTGAAATTCGTCATCGCGAACGAGGAAGCCATCGAAACAGGCGAGCGATTCATCGACGAGGATCTTAATCGAGCGTTCCCGGGCCACGAGAATTCCACCTCCCACGAAGACGCCCTCGCCGCGAAGGTGCTCGCGGAACTGGAGGGCCTTCGCGTCCTCGACTTGCACTCGACAGTCTCGTATCCAGAGCCGTTCGTCTTCTACCACCGTCTGACCGAGACGACGCGCCACATGCTCCGGGCGACGGGCCTCGAAAAAGTCGTGAACATCAGCCACGTCGGCGGTGGCCTCATCAACCACGTCGATGGCATCGCCGTCGAATGCGGACTGAAAGGCAGCGACGAGGCCACGGAGAACGCGTCCGAACTGCTCGTCAACTACCTCGCCGCAAACGGCATCATCGACCACGAGTACGCACTCAGCGACCCGGACGTGTACCGCGTGACCACCGTCGTTCCGGGCGCTGGCTACGAGTTCCTCGGCGAGAACTTCGTCGAAGTCAAAGCAGGCGAGGTGTTCGCGACGAAACTCGGCGAACCCGAGAAGGTGGCCGACGAAGCGTTCTACCCCGTCCTGATGTCCACCGACGGGTACGACCACCTCATCGGCTTCGCGGCGGAGAAACTCGGTCGTCTCTCTACGGTTCCGAACGAGGACGACTTCTGA
- a CDS encoding succinylglutamate desuccinylase/aspartoacylase family protein, with protein sequence MRVEQIGEGDPAIAVVAAIHGDEPCGVRAVERLLEERPQVRRPVKLIVANEEALAEGVRFLDEDLNRTFPGDPDGDTHESRLAAELIEELDSCLTLALHSTKSHAEPFAIFDDMTEYVRDIMPRLPIAAVVETGDYVEGRLFTSIDTIEVECGLQGTRDAAENADRLTRAFLTATGVLPGDAPEKPVPHFRLQDKIPKGPADQYEVFVENFKPVEKGKAFAAADGKTEVAEEPFYPVLLSATGYRNVFGYTADYLGELSFDI encoded by the coding sequence ATGAGAGTCGAACAGATAGGCGAGGGCGACCCGGCCATCGCCGTCGTCGCCGCCATCCACGGCGACGAACCCTGTGGCGTCCGCGCCGTCGAGCGATTGCTCGAAGAGCGCCCGCAGGTTCGCAGACCGGTCAAACTCATCGTCGCGAACGAGGAAGCCCTCGCAGAGGGCGTCCGCTTTCTCGATGAGGACCTGAACCGCACCTTCCCGGGCGACCCCGATGGCGACACCCACGAGTCGCGACTCGCCGCGGAACTCATCGAAGAACTCGATTCCTGTCTTACGCTCGCGCTTCACTCGACGAAATCGCACGCAGAGCCGTTCGCCATCTTCGACGACATGACCGAGTACGTCCGCGACATCATGCCACGGCTCCCCATCGCCGCCGTCGTCGAGACGGGCGACTACGTCGAGGGACGCCTGTTCACGAGCATCGACACCATCGAGGTGGAGTGTGGACTGCAGGGTACCCGCGACGCGGCGGAGAACGCAGACCGCCTCACGCGGGCGTTCCTCACCGCGACGGGCGTCCTCCCGGGTGACGCGCCGGAGAAGCCCGTCCCCCATTTCCGATTACAGGACAAGATTCCGAAGGGGCCGGCAGACCAGTACGAGGTGTTCGTCGAGAACTTCAAGCCAGTCGAGAAAGGCAAAGCGTTCGCCGCGGCCGACGGAAAAACCGAAGTGGCAGAAGAGCCGTTCTACCCCGTGTTACTCTCGGCGACGGGGTACAGAAATGTGTTCGGATACACCGCAGATTACCTCGGCGAGCTCAGTTTCGACATCTAA
- a CDS encoding UPF0179 family protein — translation MPKVSLIGSRLAEVGTEFVYQGESSACEGCPYRNQCLNLTEGTRYQVTGIRQNAQTLECAVHDAGVKAVEVEPVSVYANVAARGAYAGSKATLPGPCPYTECPSHEYCVPMGANFDEEYQIEDVVGKPPHDYCMLDRDLTLVKLAPDGE, via the coding sequence ATGCCGAAGGTCTCGCTCATCGGGTCGCGACTCGCCGAGGTGGGCACGGAGTTCGTCTATCAGGGTGAATCGAGCGCCTGCGAAGGCTGTCCCTACCGCAACCAGTGTCTCAATCTCACGGAAGGGACCCGCTACCAGGTAACTGGCATCCGCCAGAACGCCCAGACGCTCGAATGCGCCGTCCACGACGCGGGCGTGAAAGCAGTCGAGGTCGAACCCGTCTCCGTCTACGCGAACGTCGCCGCGCGAGGTGCCTACGCCGGGAGTAAGGCAACCCTACCGGGGCCGTGTCCGTACACGGAGTGCCCGAGCCACGAATACTGCGTTCCGATGGGCGCGAATTTCGACGAGGAGTATCAGATAGAAGACGTCGTCGGCAAACCACCCCACGACTACTGCATGTTAGACCGCGACCTGACGCTCGTCAAACTCGCTCCGGACGGCGAGTGA